From a single Nothobranchius furzeri strain GRZ-AD chromosome 7, NfurGRZ-RIMD1, whole genome shotgun sequence genomic region:
- the LOC129154571 gene encoding uncharacterized protein: MPKTCWIGALLQARVRHHWSNATPEGDPYNRKLHHKDLQKAMGRPKGAKPPHSAAEKQRFYRARRDADPERRERYLERKKRKYREDLESGKKKTIDQLSEREKRRRRKKWRETYHTIKDRKKVQQYLVTPPDIPQLSPEQAIDPQPRTSRQCDQGRIRRRKTLKNLEKQIHQLQGLLRKQTQKTEKYKKKVQRMTKKVLKKKTKETESTRTKVKRQMTQLPPAAIQKTLLFHEALVGGIRNKYRKAQGEKERQIIAKVLTGKVLKKYRLQRLAQNSLGFSKKRWRNDENVNYSYQRKWNSRVPDSLTSRVRAFYTRDDVSRITTGKRQTITWKKTKRQKRFLLDTMKNLHMKFLAEEQSSISYSLFCLLRPFWVIHPTLSDRDTCMCKMHENLGFIVQKLHHLKVISTINLEDLVKTIACDTENMKCMYGECSECKNLCCPVSSKYNPESQETYLQWAIVDKEHNNDPSGKTSKITIKQESQATQEELLDQLNLLLHRFKRHSYNIKNQFTHYRALRQGLKSHECLIHVDFSENYVCKYSTEIQAVHFGASHQQATLHTGVLYVNTSSCSMSFCTVSPSRLKGPPAIWQHLSPVLDYVHMAHPEVSTIHFYSDGPCTQYRQRGNFFMFCTELFKQGFTAGTWNFFEASHGKGAPDGVGGALKRRADSLVSKGTDIPHAAKFFDVLQKTETTIKLFFVNEEAVEKAVQEMPNDVPSIPSTMRIHQVVTLAQGELTYRDISCLCTTRQNLTCKCFNAKSFTLDHQQAALRATEIMWQSSDIVGKWCVVKYDDDIYPGVITDTSETHVEVRCMHKIGVNRFFWPARKDLLWYLFEDILCIIPPLRQVTSRYMAIEKGVWDQLDSMP; encoded by the exons AtgcctaaaacatgctggataggagcCCTCCTGCAGGCCAGGGTTAGACACCACTGGTCTAACGCAACACCTGAGG GTGACCCATACAACAGGAAGTTGCATCATAAGGATCTTCAAAAGGCCATGGGAAGACCAAAA GGAGCAAAGCCACCACATAGTGCAGCAGAAAAGCAGCGGTTCTATCGGGCTCGACGTGATGCCGACCCAGAGCGGAGGGAAAGATATCTtgagaggaaaaaaagaaaatacagGGAGGACTTAGAATCAGGCAAGAAGAAAACAATTGACCAACTAAGTGAGAGAGAAAAGCGCAGACGACGCAAAAAGTGGAGGGAGACATACCATACAATCAAAGACAGAAAAAAAGTTCAGCAGTACCTTGTGACCCCTCCAGACATACCCCAACTCTCACCAGAGCAAGCTATAGATCCACAACCAAGAACTTCCAG GCAATGTGATCAGGGGCGGATAAGACGACGAAAAACACTAAAGAACCTTGAAAAACAAATTCATCAACTACAAGGCCTATTGAGGAAACAAACCcagaaaacagaaaaatacaaGAAAAAAGTCCAGCGCATGACAAAGAAAGTCCTAAAAAAGAAGACAAAAGAAACTGAGTCTACACGCACAAAAGTTAAAAGACAGATGACACAGCTTCCACCAGCAGCCATTCAAAAAACTCTTCTGTTTCATGAGGCTCTGGTGGGCGGCATCCGAAACAAATACAGAAAAGCACAGGGGGAAAAAGAAAGGCAAATAATTGCAAAAGTACTAACAGGAAAagtccttaaaaagtacagattgCAACGCTTGGCTCAAAACTCATTAGGATTTTCAAAGAAAAGATGGAGGAATGATGAGAATGTCAACTACAGCTACCAACGGAAGTGGAACAGCAGGGTTCCAGATAGTTTGACAAGTAGAGTGAGAGCTTTCTACACAAGGGACGATGTTAGTCGTATCACAACAGGGAAGAGACAGACCATCACTTGGAAGAAAACTAAAAGGCAGAAACGGTTCCTTTTGGATACCATGAAAAATTTGCACATGAAGTTTTTAGCTGAAGAGCAAAGCTCCATCTCTTACTCACTCTTCTGTTTGCTTCGTCCTTTCTGGGTTATTCATCCAACTCTGAGTGATCGGGACACATGCATGTGCAAGATGCATGAGAATCTGGGTTTTATTGTGCAGAAGCTGCACCACTTGAAAGTGATCAGCACTATCAACCTGGAAGATCTTGTGAAAACCATCGCATGTGACACAGAAAACATGAAGTGCATGTATGGAGAATGCTCTGAGTGCAAGAATCTATGCTGCCCAGTCTCCTCCAAGTACAATCCAGAGAGTCAAGAGACATATCTCCAATGGGCAATAGTGGATAAAGAGCATAACAATGACCCCAGTGGCAAAACATCTAAAATCACAATCAAACAAGAATCCCAGGCAACACAAGAAGaacttctggaccagctgaacctgctgctgcatAGGTTTAAGAGACATTCTTATAACATCAAGAATCAGTTTACCCACTACAGGGCACTGAGACAGGGCTTGAAGtcacatgaatgtttaattcacGTTGACTTCTCTGAAAATTACGTCTGCAAGTACAGCACAGAAATACAGGCTGTCCACTTTGGAGCATCACACCAGCAGGCAACACTGCACACAGGTGTGCTTTATGTGAACACATCCTCCTGCTCTATGTCCTTCTGCACAGTGTCCCCCTCAAGACTGAAGGGTCCACCAGCAATCTGGCAGCATTTGTCACCAGTCCTTGATTATGTGCATATGGCACATCCAGAGGTCTCCACAATCCATTTTTACAGTGATGGCCCATGTACTCAGTATAGACAGCGAgggaattttttcatgttttgtacTGAGCTGTTCAAACAAGGATTCACTGCTGGAACATGGAACTTCTTTGAGGCGAGCCATGGGAAGGGGGCACCAGATGGTGTAGGAGGAGCTCTGAAGAGGAGAGCCGACAGTCTGGTCAGCAAAGGGACAGACATTCCTCATGCTGCCAAATTCTTTGATGTGTTGCAAAAGACAGAAACAACAATTAAGTTGTTTTTTGTCAATGAGGAAGCAGTAGAGAAAGCTGTTCAGGAGATGCCAAATGATGTGCCATCAATTCCCTCCACAATGAGGATACATCAGGTGGTAACCCTTGCCCAAGGAGAACTGACATACAGAGATATCAGCTGCTTGTGCACAACAAGACAAAATCTAACTTGTAAGTGCTTTAATGCAAAGTCTTTCACGTTGGATCATCAACAGGCAGCACTCAGAGCCACAGAAATTATGTGGCAAAGTTCAGACATTGTTGGCAAATGGTGTGTGGTTAAGTATGATGATGATATATACCCAGGTGTCATCACAGATACATCTGAAACACATGTTGAGGTCCGTTGCATGCACAAAATTGGGGTCAACAGGTTTTTCTGGCCAGCGCGCAAAGACCTGCTGTGGTACCTCTTTGAGGACATTTTGTGCATCATCCCACCCCTGAGGCAGGTCACATCTCGCTATATGGCAATTGAAAAGGGGGTCTGGGACCAACTTGACAGTATGCCTTAG